The following coding sequences are from one Apus apus isolate bApuApu2 chromosome 10, bApuApu2.pri.cur, whole genome shotgun sequence window:
- the LOC127388662 gene encoding cytochrome P450 1A5-like has product MKAAVTLVGSQGIVSATEVLLAAAVFCLVFLLIQSLQQHVPQGLKSPPGPRGFPILGNVLELRKDTHLVLTRLSQQYGDVMQVRIGSRPVLVLSGLDTIRQALVKQGEDFMGRPDLYSFRYVTDGQSLAFSPDSGEVWKARRKLAQNALKTFSIAPSPTSSSTCLLEEHVSKEADYLVTKFLEVMEKEKSFDPSQYLVVSVANVICAICFGKRYDHSDQELLNIVNETHKFNDVAASGNPADFIPVLQYLPSQAMDLFKDFNKRFLHFLQKIVKEHYETFDQNNIRDITDSLIEQCLEKKVEANTATQIPKEKIVNLVNDLFGAGFDTVTTGLSWSLLYLVTYPDIQKRIQEELDQTIGRERRPRLSDRGTLPYLEAFILEMFRHSSFLPFTIPHSTTRDTVLNGYYIPKDLCVFVNQWQVNHDEKLWKDPQTFNPERFLNAEGTEVNKVAGEKVLVFGLGKRRCIGEPIARWQVFLFLSTLLQQLEFSVCDGKEVDMTPLFGLTLKHRRCEHFQVKQRFPLQSMS; this is encoded by the exons ATGAAGGCTGCAGTGACACTGGTGGGAAGCCAAGGCATTGTCTCGGCCACCGAGGtcctcctggcagctgctgtctTCTGCCTGGTCTTCCTGCTCATCCAGTCCCTCCAGCAGCACGTGCCCCAGGGGCTGAAGAGCCCCCCAGGACCCAGAGGCTTCCCCATCCTTGGCAACGTGCTGGAGCTGAGGAAGGACACACACCTGGTCCTGACCAGGCTGAGCCAGCAGTACGGGGACGTGATGCAGGTCAGGATTGGCAGCCGGCCCGTCCTGGTGCTGAGCGGGCTGGACACCATCAGGCAAGCCCTGGTGAAGCAAGGAGAAGACTTCATGGGTCGTCCTGACCTCTACAGCTTCCGGTATGTTACAGATGGGCAGAGCCTGGCCTTCAGCCCCGACTCAGGGGAGGTGTGGAAAGCCCGCAGAAAGCTGGCCCAGAACGCCCTGAAGACCTTCTCCAtcgcccccagccccacctcctCTTCCACCTGCCTCCTGGAGGAGCACGTCTCCAAGGAAGCTGACTACCTGGTCACCAAGTTCCTGGAGGtgatggagaaggagaagagcttTGACCCTTCCCAATACCTGGTGGTCTCTGTGGCCAACGTCATCTGTGCCATCTGCTTTGGCAAACGTTACGACCACAGCGACCAAGAGCTGCTCAATATAGTGAATGAAACTCACAAGTTTAATGACGTGGCAGCTTCTGGCAACCCTGCTGACTTCATCCCCGTGCTCCAGTACCTTCCCAGCCAGGCCATGGATCTATTTAAAGATTTCAACAAGCGCTTCCTCCATTTCCTGCAGAAGATTGTCAAAGAGCACTACGAGACCTTTGACCAG AACAACATCCGAGACATCACCGACTCCCTCATTGAGCAGTGCCTGGAGAAGAAAGTGGAAGCAAATACTGCCACACAGATCCCTAAGGAGAAGATTGTCAACCTTGTAAATGACCTCTTTGGAGCAG GTTTCGACACTGTGACAACTGGCCTGTCCTGGAGCCTCTTGTATCTCGTGACCTACCCCGACATCCAGAAGAGGATCCAGGAAGAACTAG ACCAGACCATTGGCAGGGAGAGAAGACCGAGGCTGTCGGACCGGGGCACCCTGCCCTACCTGGAAGCCTTCATCCTGGAGATGTTCAGACactcctccttcctgcccttcacCATCCCACACAG CACCACCAGGGACACGGTGCTGAATGGCTACTACATCCCAAAGGACCTCTGTGTCTTTGTCAACCAGTGGCAGGTGAATCATGATGA GAAACTTTGGAAGGACCCACAGACCTTCAACCCAGAGCGTTTCCTCAACGCTGAAGGGACCGAAGTGAACAAAGTGGCTGGGGAGAAGGTGCTGGTGTTTggcctggggaaaaggaggtgCATTGGGGAACCCATTGCCAGGTGGcaggtcttccttttcctgtccaccttgctccagcagctggagttCAGTGTCTGTGATGGCAAGGAGGTGGACATGACACCACTCTTTGGACTGACCCTGAAGCACAGGAGATGTGAGCACTTCCAGGTCAAGCAGCGCTTCCCCCTGCAGAGCATGAGCTGA
- the LOC127388648 gene encoding cytochrome P450 1A4-like has product MKAAVTLVGSQGIVSATEVLLAAAVFCLVFLLIQSLQQHVPQGLKSPPGPRGFPILGNVLELRKDTHLVLTRLSQQYGDVMQVRIGSRPVLVLSGLDTIRQALVKQGEDFMGRPDLYSFQYISNGQSLAFSPDSGEVWKARRKLAQNALKTFSIAPSPTSSSTCLLEEHVSKEADYLVTKFLEVMEKEKSFDPNQYLVVSVANVICAICFGKRYDHSDQELLSVVNLNNDFGDVAASGNPADFIPVLQYLPSRTMQLFKDINRRFNFFVQKIVQEHYTSFDKEHIRDITDSLIEHCQEKSVGEDAQVPLSNEKIINIVYDLFGAGFDTVTTALSWSLMYAALYPDIQKKIQEELDQTIGQERRPRLSDRGTLPYLEAFILEMFRHSSFLPFTIPHSTTKATVLSGYYIPKDTCVFVNQWQVNHDEKLWKDPSTFNPERFLNAAGTEINRVESEKVMTFGLGKRRCLGESIGRWEVFLFLATMLQQLEFSLQPGEKVDITPQYGLTMKYKRCERFQIKKRSPMKSSL; this is encoded by the exons ATGAAGGCTGCAGTGACACTGGTGGGAAGCCAAGGCATTGTCTCGGCCACCGAGGtcctcctggcagctgctgtctTCTGCCTGGTCTTCCTGCTCATCCAGTCCCTCCAGCAGCACGTGCCCCAGGGGCTGAAGAGCCCCCCAGGACCCAGAGGCTTCCCCATCCTTGGCAACGTGCTGGAGCTGAGGAAGGACACACACCTGGTCCTGACCAGGCTGAGCCAGCAGTACGGGGACGTGATGCAGGTCAGGATTGGCAGCCGGCCCGTCCTGGTGCTGAGCGGGCTGGACACCATCAGGCAAGCCCTGGTGAAGCAAGGAGAAGACTTCATGGGTCGTCCTGACCTCTACAGCTTCCAATACATTTCAAACGGGCAGAGCCTGGCCTTCAGCCCCGACTCAGGGGAGGTGTGGAAAGCCCGCAGAAAGCTGGCCCAGAACGCCCTGAAGACCTTCTCCAtcgcccccagccccacctcctCTTCCACCTGCCTCCTGGAGGAGCACGTCTCCAAGGAAGCTGACTACCTGGTCACCAAGTTCCTGGAGGtgatggagaaggagaagagcttTGACCCTAACCAATACCTGGTGGTCTCTGTGGCCAACGTCATCTGTGCCATCTGCTTTGGCAAACGTTACGACCACAGCGACCAAGAGCTGCTCAGCGTGGTGAACCTCAACAATGATTTTGGGGACGTGGCAGCTTCTGGCAACCCTGCTGACTTCATCCCTGTGCTCCAGTACCTTCCCAGCCGCACCATGCAGCTCTTTAAGGACATCAACAGGCGTTTCAACTTCTTTGTGCAAAAAATTGTCCAGGAACATTATACCAGCTTTGATAAG GAGCACATCCGGGACATCACAGACTCACTGATTGAGCACTGCCAGGAGAAGAGCGTGGGCGAGGATGCCCAGGTCCCCCTCTCCAACGAGAAGATCATCAACATTGTCTATGACCTCTTTGGGGCTG GCTTTGACACTGTGACAACTGCCTTATCCTGGAGCCTCATGTATGCTGCCTTGTATCCTGACATCCAGAAGAAGATCCAGGAAGAACTAG ACCAGACCATTGGCCAGGAGAGAAGACCGAGGCTGTCAGACCGGGGCACCCTGCCCTACCTGGAAGCCTTCATCCTGGAGATGTTCAGACactcctccttcctgcccttcacCATCCCACACAG CACAACCAAGGCCACGGTGTTGAGCGGCTACTACATCCCCAAGGACACCTGCGTGTTTGTCAACCAGTGGCAAGTGAATCACGACGA gaaGCTTTGGAAGGACCCTTCAACCTTCAACCCTGAGAGGTTCCTCAACGCTGCGGGGACCGAAATAAACAGggtagagagtgagaaggtgaTGACTtttgggctggggaagaggcGATGCCTCGGGGAGTCCATCGGCCGCTGGGAGGTCTTCCTCTTCTTGGCCaccatgctgcagcagctggagttcAGCCTGCAGCCCGGGGAGAAGGTGGACATCACTCCTCAGTATGGACTGACAATGAAATACAAGAGATGCGAGCGCTTCCAGATTAAGAAACGTTCCCCCATGAAGAGCTCTCTGTGA